The following coding sequences lie in one Heyndrickxia oleronia genomic window:
- the hsdR gene encoding EcoAI/FtnUII family type I restriction enzme subunit R, with translation MDKRKLSERDICTKFITPAIEQAGWDIKKQVREEYSFTDGRVIVRGNLTTRGKKKRADYLLFYQTNLPIAIIEAKDNKHAIGAGIQQAIEYGDILDVPFVYSSNGDAFIEHDMLTGLEREVSLEQFPSPEDLWQRYKQFKGITKEQEELITEPYYYTIGEKTPRYYQLNAINRTIEAIAKGQDRILLVMATGTGKTYTAFQIIWRLWKAEKKKKILFLADRNILVDQTMQNDFKPFQGFMTKIENRQMDSSYEVYLALYQQLSGNTDEMEIFRQFSPDFFDLIVVDEAHRGSARESSRWRKILEYFHNSTQIGLTATPKETDKISNIAYFGEPVYTYSLKQGIEDGFLAPYKVIRIGIDRDLEGYRPTKGQLDKYGQVIDDREYYLTDFDRDIVLEKRTELVAKKITEFLKKTDRFAKTIVFCIDIEHAERMRQALVNENADLVAQNPKYVMRITGDNAEGKAQLDNFIDEESLYPTIVTTSKLMTTGVDCKTCKLIVLDNLFGENGMTEFKQIIGRGTRLKPEYGKEYFTIMDFRNASRLFADPNFDGEPVQIYEPDEGDDIVPPTPPGGNGDNEDDNDDGDGDGERKKKFYVADAGVQVLNERVLYYDKDGKLITESLKDYSKKTILKEYATLDDFIKKWNSEDRKQAIIDELKEHGVLLEALKEEVGQDFDEFDLIAHIAFDMKPLTRSERAKKARKEDYLSKYSGVAREVLEAIIDKYQDEGRFEFEDVKILKFKPFDQFGNPMNIAKEFGGKDKYIQAMKELEKNLYG, from the coding sequence GTGGATAAAAGAAAATTGAGCGAACGTGATATTTGTACGAAATTCATTACTCCTGCTATTGAACAAGCAGGGTGGGATATAAAAAAGCAAGTAAGAGAAGAATACAGCTTTACAGATGGTAGGGTTATTGTTCGGGGAAACCTCACGACAAGAGGAAAGAAAAAAAGGGCAGATTACCTTCTTTTTTATCAAACGAATTTACCTATCGCCATCATTGAGGCAAAAGATAATAAACATGCCATAGGAGCAGGGATACAACAAGCCATAGAATATGGTGATATTTTAGATGTTCCATTCGTATATTCAAGTAATGGAGATGCCTTCATTGAACATGATATGCTTACTGGTTTAGAACGTGAAGTTTCATTGGAACAGTTTCCTTCACCTGAAGATTTGTGGCAACGATATAAACAATTTAAAGGAATAACGAAGGAACAAGAAGAGCTTATAACAGAGCCTTATTATTATACAATAGGGGAGAAAACCCCACGTTATTATCAATTAAATGCCATTAACCGTACTATCGAGGCTATTGCCAAGGGGCAAGACCGTATCTTATTGGTGATGGCAACTGGCACAGGGAAGACCTATACTGCTTTTCAAATTATTTGGCGATTGTGGAAAGCTGAAAAGAAAAAGAAAATCCTTTTCCTTGCTGACCGAAATATTTTAGTTGACCAAACTATGCAAAATGATTTCAAGCCCTTCCAAGGGTTTATGACAAAGATTGAAAATCGCCAAATGGATAGTAGTTATGAAGTATACTTAGCTTTATATCAACAGCTTTCAGGTAACACAGATGAAATGGAGATTTTTCGTCAGTTCAGCCCAGACTTCTTTGATTTAATCGTAGTTGATGAAGCTCATAGAGGAAGTGCAAGAGAATCTTCAAGGTGGAGAAAAATTTTAGAATACTTCCATAACTCCACTCAAATCGGTTTAACTGCTACACCAAAAGAAACGGATAAAATCAGTAACATTGCTTACTTTGGCGAACCAGTTTATACCTATTCCCTCAAACAAGGCATTGAGGATGGCTTTTTAGCACCTTATAAGGTGATTCGTATTGGTATTGATAGGGATTTAGAGGGGTATCGCCCGACCAAAGGACAATTAGATAAGTATGGTCAAGTAATTGATGATAGGGAATATTATCTTACGGACTTTGATAGAGATATTGTCTTGGAAAAGCGAACGGAATTAGTAGCTAAGAAAATAACAGAGTTCTTAAAGAAAACTGACCGTTTTGCTAAAACCATTGTCTTCTGCATTGATATTGAACATGCGGAACGCATGAGACAAGCATTAGTAAATGAAAATGCCGATTTAGTAGCACAGAATCCCAAATACGTTATGCGGATAACAGGTGATAATGCAGAAGGTAAAGCACAATTAGATAATTTTATTGATGAAGAAAGCCTTTATCCGACCATCGTTACGACAAGTAAATTAATGACAACAGGGGTGGATTGCAAAACCTGTAAACTCATTGTGTTGGATAATCTCTTTGGGGAAAATGGTATGACAGAGTTTAAGCAAATTATCGGTCGTGGAACACGTCTAAAACCTGAATATGGTAAAGAATATTTTACGATAATGGATTTCCGTAATGCTTCTCGATTATTTGCAGACCCCAATTTTGATGGTGAACCAGTCCAAATATATGAACCAGATGAAGGCGATGACATTGTACCACCCACGCCTCCTGGTGGTAATGGAGATAATGAAGATGACAATGATGATGGAGACGGTGACGGTGAAAGAAAGAAAAAGTTCTATGTAGCTGATGCTGGTGTCCAAGTCCTTAATGAAAGGGTTCTCTATTACGATAAGGATGGGAAATTAATTACAGAAAGCCTAAAAGATTATTCTAAAAAGACTATCCTAAAGGAATATGCTACGTTAGATGATTTTATTAAAAAGTGGAACAGTGAAGACCGTAAACAGGCTATTATTGATGAATTAAAAGAACATGGTGTCCTTTTAGAAGCTCTTAAAGAAGAAGTTGGTCAAGACTTTGACGAGTTCGACCTAATTGCTCATATAGCGTTTGATATGAAGCCTCTGACACGTTCAGAAAGGGCTAAGAAGGCTCGGAAGGAAGATTACCTATCGAAATATTCAGGAGTAGCCAGAGAGGTGTTAGAAGCCATTATAGACAAATATCAAGATGAAGGTCGATTTGAATTTGAGGATGTAAAAATCCTGAAGTTTAAACCTTTTGACCAATTCGGCAATCCTATGAATATTGCAAAGGAATTCGGTGGAAAGGATAAA